The genome window aaaatcTTCATTCAAatatgactcaataaaaagctgttcaacacatctaaaataataagttgttcaaacatagctaaaataaaaagctgtttaaacacagctaaaaataataagttgttcaaacataaCTAaaatcgtcattcaaacatgactcaataaaaagctgttcaaacacagctaaaataataagttgtttAAACATagctaaaataataagttgttcaaacacaactaaaatcgtcattcaaacatgactcaataaaaggCTGTTCAAACACAGCCAAAAGTgataagttgttcaaacacaacaaaaatcaataaaaagctgttcaaacatagcaaaaaataataagttgttcaaacacaactaaaatcaataaaaagcTTTTCAAACATAGCAAAAAATGATAAGTTGTTCAAATGCAGCTAAAAATAATGAGTTGTtcaaacaaaactaaaatcTTCATTCAAACTTGACTCAATAGAAAGCTGTTCAAAcgtagctaaaaataatgagttgttcaaacacaactaaaatcgtcattcaaacatgacatAACAAAAAAGCTATTTAAACACAATTGATCGTAAAAAGTTGCTCAAACACAACTAGCATTGTTGTTCAAATATGACTCGGTAAGagaagttgttcaaacacaagcTAAACGTAAAAAGTTGTTTTAACATAACTAATATCGTCATAAAAGGTTGCCTAAACACAACCAAGCATGAAAAGTTGTTTAATATAGCTAAAGCATGAAGATATCCAAAAACCTTCATCATCTGAACGCAGCAAAGATgtacttataaaaatttcttcatGTTAGCAATTCATAAATTTACTTATCATTGTTAGAGAGAGAATCTATGCCTAAAACATACGGGCCCAAAGAAATTGTATAGATAAATTGCTCAAAACAATGAGCCCATAAAAGACATTGTTTTTGTCTtacacaaaaagaagaagaagaagaagaagaagaagaagaagaagaagaagaagaagcagaagaagaagggtaaaTTACTGTTCATTCGGAACAGGATCTGCAAGAGTTATAGGTGCGGCCTCTTTAGTCACCTCAACTACGGTTGTGGCTTCTTCCATTACATCCTCTGTCGTGGCCTCAGAAGGATGATTAGACAGGAGCTCCTTCTCAACATCACCAATAGCAAGACCAGAAAGATCCAAGTCAGGGTGATGCTTCGCCATCCATTTCTTGAGAAGATCGAAGCCTTCCATGTAGTATCCACACAACTCGTCAGAGTCCTTGAATTCTTGCATTGCTGTGGCCCCAACCTTCTGCAACTTGAGCTGCAAATATCCCATCTACTTATCCTTTAACTTACAGAAATCCTTCTCCACTTGAAGACTCCTCTCCGAGGTCACCATGCGTTCTTTGTCATTCTCAACCTCAACAGCAAGGATGGTGACCTTGTTCTTTAGTGTCTCATTCtcagtggaaaggatttgatcATGGGCTAAGCTGTGGACACCTTCTTCTCCAAATCCAAAAGCTTCCTAGAAATGAACAAAGATTCCCCCAAAGCCTCAACGTAAAATCTCccttagcaaaaacaaaacaaaaaagaaaaagcaaccTACGTTATCAACGTATACCTGCACAAGTTTCTAAATGTGAGACGACATCACTTCACTGGACGACTTCGCCATCAAATAATTCAGGTTGTCCACAAAGAGCACCTCATGAGCCTTCAAAGCAGCAGCATCAGCATCGTCccagaaagaaggaagaaaggacTTGCCACcaaccttcatcttcttcttagTCTCCTCCCTAACAGAGGCAATTACCTCCAGAGACGAGGTGGGAGAGGCAGGATGCTTAGCAGGTGAATGGGCAGAAGGAGGAGTTACCACGGGATCATCCTTGGAAACGTCGCCTACTTTTGAATGCTTTTTTGAAAGGAGACCACTAATGAGGCCACCtttggctttcttttcttgAGCCTCAGCCAACTTTTGCTTGCTAAATCTGGTCATCATTCTTGAAAGGAATGagaaactataaaaaaaaaaaaaaaaaaaaaaaaaaaaaaaaaaaaagaagaagagaagatgGAGCACTCACTCTTTTTCACAACTTCAAGATTTCTCCGAACCTTACTTGACGGTTTCAGACCTAGGAAATGAAGGAGTAGCGATTGAGGAGAGACAAGCTCATCAAAATCCTTGACAGTCTCCAAATATTTCTTTACCTTTTCAACGCGACAGTGATATCTCTTCTTCAAATAAAGACGTTGagaaactgcaaaaaaaaaagtatgttacATACCACCATCACtcacaaagaatgaaaaataaatagaaagacAAGAAAGACACACCAGACATAGGGGTTCCCTAACTACGAAAAAATTTGGGGGCTTCGTCTAGGTCCTCACCAGGGACGAACTCCTAACCATTGccagaaacagaaaaaaaaaaaaaaaaaaaaaaagaaaaaaaaaaaaagaaaaaaagaaaatggaagaagTTTGGTTTCCAATAGCGGAGAGACGATGGGTAATCAAGTATTAACCTAGAAGCCCTATCCCACGGCTTAAATTCATAATAGCCAAGGTCTTTGGATTTTCTCAAACGATAAAAATGAAGGAATTCGTCTTTCTTGATGACATCCCCGTCATTGGCGGACATCCACACTACCATATAAGAAACGACGATCTGTTAAGAATTGGGCACTAACTATGCCAGAGCAAGATGTAAATATGCAAAAAGTTCCCTAACAAAGGGATGAACTGGAAAATGAAGACCACTAGTAAAGTCCACCTCGTAGAAATAGACTTCATCGACGTAAAAGTGACAAGCCTTATCCTCGCCACTCAGGATCCTAATCTTAACAAAATCAGGGAACTGAAACCTATCCCTAATCCATTTCTCATCCTTTCCGGAGAGGGCACAAGGGACATTCCAAGCTTTATAAGGAGTGGAAGGGGAGGTAACCTCAGGACTCACACGGTCATCAGACGAGGATAACCCCGTCTCCAACTCACTAGACCTAACCTCCCCAGACATCTTCAGTGACTTAGCTACCCTAGTAGAATGGGAAACCAGAGGGAATAAAGAAGAAAGGACAAACCTATGTGGATAGTCCTCCCCCATGAAGAAACTAACCCACTTGAGGCACTCTCCCTCTATAACCTCAAGTAAACAACCTAAATGAGTAAATAGAAAAGCTACTGAGGGGCAATCAACCTTAACAAAAGAGTAATCTACCATGGAAGAAtaggaaaagagaaaggagCACGAGGAGCTTACTAGGAAACATAgaactgaaaaagaaaacttgaagGAGAAACAAACCCTAGAATGCCAACTAAACAAGGAAGGAGTacgaagaaaaaggaaaaggaaggaaaaatgcGAAATAAAAGGCCAAAACATGCGTAGGAAAACCAAGTGAAATTTGCACGTTGAACGCATCCTGACTGTATACATGGCACTCAACTGGTCAAACATCAACTTGTCATAAATGCGCAGTACACTCAATTCATTTTGCAGGTTTTCCTCCAACAGAGATGACCCCAATCACAGCTTCGTCCATCTACTATGACGAGGAGCTCAACtgttgattttttgcatcatcatcCTTCATGCAATTTACAAGATTCACCAAATAAGAGTCGATAGTCAACCTAAATCTTTCAACCCTAATAAAATCatgagttttgtgtttgtaagggtcatatttttatgtaattgtcaTATCCTtatgacaaaacacactttacttgtgtTTGGGTCTTAGTTCTAGTGTGTTCAAGAATATCAAGAAGTACTTTTACAAGTGGTAACAGGTGGTATTATTGAAGACACAAGACTGctcaagaaaaaaatgaatctaCAGGTCCTAATACCTCCTCGATACTTGTTGATCTATTGAGACTTAATGAAGCTCAATACCTGACTTGATACCTCTCGGTCTATCAAGCTACGGGATTTCTAATATAGTTTGCAACATTTTATTCTAAGTGGCTTTTGTTTGTAGGTTTGTGTAACctaataggagagcccattaaaaGACCGATTAAGCTCCTATTAATAAGGTggtgaaaacaaaaaaccttaaTGCTTCATAagattttcatattgaaatcGTAGAATTCACTTATTGAACCTGTGAGTTCagaaaatagaagaaagcaaTCTTGCTGCAATTCTTGTGCGCCTTTAGGTTTTgtaccaagcaaagtctctgACACCAACAATTGAAGATTTTATTGGTGTTTACTGTGAAATtgttgcaaatcaactacaacaattaAAAGGGTtgttgtggagttagtcacatactggaaTTTGTCCAAAGGAGAAATCTCTAcaaaaacaagtctaattgggtattgaagCAAAGGTTTAATTgtaagttggtattttgggataggcgaGTGGGGTAAGATTCTTTATACTTgtaacacttgtttcttgattagtggattatttgggagtggtgacttgaaattCACCAGGTGGGGTTTTTGTTTATAAAGATTTTCCCCATCGTGATCAATTCgccatgtcaaatttatttttcgctgcactTAATTTAGTTTGGTGATTTGATTGTGCCTCCACAatatttgcatgtaatttggaGAATTAATCAACTTGAGTAATTGAATAAATTAACCGGTATCAATCTACAACCCAACAGTGTCGCCtcccaaaaaattagaaacttgAGATTGGCATTCATATGACTTGATTTCAACAAGATCTTAGACAgtttttctcttcaatttttgcCTCATGATCTTGTGCTTCACTATAATATTCATCAATTGTATCAAGAACATCCATAGTTTCTTCATTGACTACTTTTGCACAAAATTGTGCAACTTTCAAtgataaaactaaaatttttttcaatctcttcaatattttctttaaaaattggCTTTCTATTGTCAACtctcaaatcaattttttcgCTTGATGATTTGAACTTGgattttattaaatcatatgAATTTATAGCATTCATACGAATGCTATAAGAACTGCATCTACTCTACTTCAATTTacttagaaaaaagaaaaagaaaaaaagaaaaaaaaacaaaggaatagTTACCAGGGAAAAAGAAAGGTTACAATTAATTGTAATAAGAATCTTACAATAATACAATTAGAAATCAATCACTTGTGCATGCGAAACTTTGCAAGTGCGATAAAGAGCACGCATGCACTCAGAACTACAATAATGCATTATGCTGCTTCTTCTAAACTAGTAGTTATTTCTGTATATGTTTCCGGTCTACTAGAAGAAGTGCCAGATTCGCCTCTCCTTAGAACAAAAGCTGGTTGTTTAGGAGTGGGAACTGTTACCGTTTCACTGTAAAGCATGGTAACAACATTTGACATGGTGGGACGATCACTTGGGTCTTCTTGTATGCATAGGAGTCCAACATTTACGCACTTCGTAAATAGGTCTGCATTGCAAGATTCATGTAGAGTTTGGTCCATTAAATCCAACACCTTGGTTTCTGTCCACAATATCCATGCCTGagataaattcaaaatcaaaattggtacgaagtagaaaatgaccaaagaatgaatgattttaaaaaattcaagacaCTTACATAACCTATAAGGCTCATGGCTTGCTCTGATCAGTAAAATCCAGTGATCTTTTTTCCACTAATAATCTCAAGCAAAACTACTCCGAAACTAAAAACATTGGATTTTGTTGAGAAAACTCCATCCAATGCGTACGCCGGGGGCCATATAACCACTACATTAGAGAAATTGTAATAAATGGGTTAAGCGGATAGAAAAATTTTCTACAATATATAAGAACCAACTTTCATACGAATATAGTCTACTATAAACTTACTAAGTTCCAATTACTCTAGCGGTGTTTGATTCAGTTTCTTTGCCTCTAACAATCTTCGTCAAGCCAAAGTCGGATATTTTGGGGTTCATCTCTTGATCTAGAAGAATGTTACTAGTTTTCATATCTCTATGGATGATCCTTAATCTGGAGTTTTGGTAAAGATAAAGAAGGCCTCGAGCTATTCCCAAGATGATGTTGAAGCACATCTCCCAATCCAAAAGCATGCTTCGCTTTGGATCTTACAAGGTTTTCCGTTTTCCATTCAATAGAACAATATCAGCAACAATAACAAGTCAGCTTTTACTCAAAGAAGATACAATTTATCAATTACTAGTGGATACTAGGAATTTGGTTTAGGAAACCAACCAAATATAAAAGAGTCTAAGCTTTTATTTGGCATGTACTCATAGAGTAAAATCTTTTCATCCCCTTTTCTGCAATATCACTGTAGTCTAACAAGATTCCTATGTTGTAGTTTCGCAATCAACACCTCATTTTTAAATTCCTGTAAGCCTTGTCCTGAGGCACTTGAGAGCCTCTTTACTGCCATTACTTGGCCTCTCGGAAATGTACCCTAAGACCAAATTCATCAAGACCACAATGCTATTAATTACTATTACCGAGAACCTAGTTAACATGAACATAAATAACCAGGTAAGCTTTTATTTGGCATGTACTCATAGAGTAAAATCTTTTCATCCCCTTTTCTGTAATATCACCGTAGTCTAACAAGATTCCTATGTTGTAGTTTCGCAATCAACACCTCATTTTTAAATTCCTGTAAGCCTTGTCCTGAGGCACTTGAGAGCCTCTTTACTGCCATTACTTGGCCTCTTGGAAATGTACCCTAAGACCAAATTCATCAAGACCACAATGCTATTAATTACTATTACCGAGAACCTAGTTAACATGAACATAAATAACCAGGTAATGTTGATAAAATTACCTTATAAACAGGCCCATAGCTCCCCTGTCCAAGCTTGTTTGCATTTGAGAAACTATCTGTAGCAACTaatatgctttccaaatcaAAAAAGGGTAGATCTATGTCTGTCTCACCTTCTTCTCTAAAATCACTGGAGTCTATCAAGTCTTTAACATGTTCACTGTTCATTGTGCGAAGTACTCTATTTGTGTAGATGAGaaatctttacaaaaacaagtctaattgggtattggagcaaatgtttaactgtaagttggtattttgggataggagAGTGGGGTAAGATTTTTTGTACTTgtaacacttgtttcttgattaATGGATTTTTTGGAAGTAGTGACTTGAAATTCACCAAATGGGGTTTTTGTCTATGAAGATTTTCCCCATCATGATTAAATCgtcatgtcaaatttatttttcgctgcactTAATTTAGTTTGGTGATTTGATTGTGCCTCCACAatatttgcatgtaatttggaGAATTAATCAACttaagtaattaaattaattaaccagtatcaatctataacccaacaatGTCGCCtcccaaaaaattagaaactttaGATTGGCATTGATATGATTTGATTTCAACAAGATCTTAGACaatttttctcttcaatttttgcCTCACGATCTTGTGCTTCACTATAATATTCATCAATTGTATCAAGAACATCCATAATTTCTTCATTGATTAATTCTGCACAAAATTGTGCAACTTTCAATGATAAaacttgaaagttcaataagtgtgtaaaacaccttgaacgtttagaccctcaatatACAAATTAcgaattcaagcttattatcaaacaattactgtgcggaatatgaacataagcatataacagaattgataaacaatcttagaccaaataaaatcacattcacagtagaaattaaatggtaaagattaagggaagagagatgcaaaaataaggacaacacaacgatgtgttatcgaagaggaaactgaagtcctcagcgtaaaacctctccactgccctccaagcggtaaataatccattaaaaaatgtagttgggatacatgaacagcagaaaaccctccaagcctaatctactcagtgtacctaagtcctccaagctcctacttcaatgaggttatgccgaacctatttcttctttaacttatcAAATTCCGCTATAGcctatagcatcaaccaatataaaATTGGTCCCTTTCTAACTGCTTTTCAATCACCAAATGACCTTCTCACAGATGTGGgcatggtgagaaaaggttttggtaatgtacctctcaatgatgtaacaatggagagggtgagagtagagaaatttgaagagtctttatgtgaagattggggatgagttaatcttgttttttctctagggtttctctctcaaaattctctctagaagctctttACATTTCGTGAGTATAAATGGTATATATACTaaggtgagagtggaatgcgaagagtcagtttttcaaaatagagctGGCTAGCGACTTGGCCTCACGACTTGACTGAGCTGCGAGTTCCAGTCGTAaggtaactgaatggccagactggactttttgtcttgtagtgctacagctggcatgacggttcagcttctctgcatgctcggcacgtgtgcaacttctggcggcttgcaagccgcgagctacccgcaagatctagtcgcgagtccctgcttctttgcacaatcttgaacatttcttcacactctctcacacactacccttacatgattcccacctaaatatagggttactaattgttaaaatacaagcaaatttggctcGAAATTAAGCCAACAAGatagttgataaaattcaaccttacaaaactcaatttaaaaaaaaaaaaaaaaaatctcttcaatattttctttaaaaattggCTTTCTATTGTCCtctcaaatcaattttttcacTTGATGATTTGAACTTGgattttattaaatcatatgAACTTATAGCGTTCATACGAATGCTATAAGACCTGCATCTACTCTACTTCCATTtacttagaaaaatgaaaaaggaaaaaaaaaaaagcaaaggaaTAGTTACCAAGAActgcccaaaaagaaaaaatagttaccaaaggaaaaagaaggttACAATTACAATAATACAACTAGAAATCAATCTTTTGTGCATGAGAAACTTTACAAGTGCGATAAAGAGCAAGCTTGCACAGAAATACAATAATGCATTATACTGCTTCTTCTAAACTAGTAGTTATTTCTGTATATGTTTCCGGTCTACTAGAAGAAGTGCTAGATTCGCCTCTCCTTAGAACAAAAGCTGGTTGTTTAGGAGTTGGAACTGTTACGGTTTCACCATCAAGCATGGTAACAACATTTGACATGGTGGGACGATCACTTGGGTCTTCTTGTATGCATAGGAGTCCAACATTTACGCACTTCGTAAATAGGTCTGCATTGCAAGATTCATGTAGAGTTTGGTCCATTAAATCCAACACCTTGGTTTCTGTCCACAATATCCATGCCTGAGacaaatttgaaatcaaaattggtATGAAGTAGAAAATGACCAGAGAAtgaatgattttaaaaaattcaagacaCTTACATAACCTATAAGGCTCATGGCTTGCTCTGATCGGTAAAATCCAGTGTTCTTTTTTCCACTAATAATCTCAAGCAAAACTACTCCGAAACTAAATACATCGGATTTTGTTGAGAAAACTCCATCCAATGCGTACTCCGGGGCCATATACCCACTACATTAGAGAAATTGTTACAAATAGGTTTAGgggattgaaaatttttctacaaTATATAAGAACCAACTTTCATAAGAAACAGTCTACTATAGACTTACTAAGTTCCGATTACTCTAGCGGTGTTTGATTCAGTTTCTTTGCCTCTAACAATCTTTGCCAAGCCAAAGTCAGATATTTTGGGGTTCATCTCTTGATCTAGAAGAATGTTGCTAGTTTTCATATCTCTATGGATGATCCTTAATCTAGAGTCTTGGTGAAGATAAAGAAGCCCTCGAGCTATTCCCAAGATGATGTTGAAGCGCATCTCCCAATCCAAAAGCATGCTCTGCTTTGGATCTTACAAGGTTTTCCGTTTTCCATTCAATAGAACAATATCAGCAACAATAACAAGTCAGCTTTTACTCAAATTAGATAATTTATCAATTACTAGTGGATACTAGGAATTCGGTTTAGGAAACCAACCAAATAGAAAAGAGTCTAAGCTTTTATTTGGCATATACTCATAGAGTAAAATCTTTTCATCCCCTTTTATGCAATATCCCCGTAGTCTAACAAGATTCCTATGTTGTAGTTTCGCAATCAACACCACCTCATTTTTAAATTCCTGTAAGCCTTGTCCTGAGGCACTTGAGAGCCTCTTTACTGCTATTTCTTGGCCTCCTGGAAATGTACCCTAATAAGACCAAATTCATCAAGATCACAATGTTATTAATTACTATTACCGAGAACCTAGttaacatgaaaataaataaccAGGTAATGTAGATAAAATTACCTTATAAACAGGCCCATAGCCCCCCTGTCCAAGCTTGTTTGCATTTGAGAAACTATCTGTAGCAACTAATATGCTTTCGAAATCAAAAAAGGGTAGATCTATGTCTGTCTCACCTTCTTCTCTAAAATCACCTGAGTCTATCAAGTCTTTAACATGTTCACTGTTCATTGTGCGAAGTACTCTGTTTCTGTTTTCTGAGTTAAGAAGACAACaatatatgaatatttagaTGATAATTACAGGAAACAAGTCAAATGGTTTTACTTTGATCAAAGTGGACAAAACTATAGATTGTGCAAGGTGTGCATCATGCAAAGCAATTACCTTTCCTCTTGGCCATCCTTCGTCTCCacaaatatacaaatataatgGTACTTGAGAaagcaatcacacttataaGAGATACCGCAACAATCAAAGACAATGAAATCTTCCTTGATAAAGCCTCATCTACTGACCCAGGATTACCAACTACTTCTGACGGAGTATCACCTTTACAAGAAAGAAACAGAGCTAGTCTCACTTATAGGTAAAATACGAAAACAACTCTCCATCACTATGTTCTTGACAATGAACAATTGGCAATCAAAATGACAATAAGTCAAATTCAAGAAATGGGAGTTTATATGGATAATGGATTGCTACAATTATTGAAATGTATCTTATAAGTTCAATTCAATTATTGAAATGTATCTTATAAGTGCAATTCATTAACATAGGAATCTTAAATTGTCATTGGTGAAAAATATAACATATCCTAACCTTGATGAGTGCAATTCAAATTTGAGGCATCCCATACGAAGTTTGGGAGACAATGGCACCTCATATTTCCATCTGTTGCTGCATTGCAAGTTGAATTAGGCCAATCCTTACAGTCAGCGGGTGAATTGCACATTGGCTCCGGGGGTGGCTTCCAACTAATCTCTACACCTCTAATAGTAGAAGTAATTTTGCCCGAATCTTTAAGGAACGAGATGTTTACAAAAGGCAAGGACTGATTGAGCGACAGAACTCTTTCTAAATTTCTAGCATCACTATTATCTGCACGTTTGACTTCgatgataaatttttgttcaCTGGGATAGATACCATCGACTTGATAGGTGCCAGTAGGTGATTTGAAGCTTAGCTGGCCCGTGGAATTGTTGCATTCAAAGCTAAAGTACATGGGATCACCACAATTTGGTCCTGTACTCAGTGGATAGGGGATCACGTTTATGCCGCAAGGCTCACAGTTCCTTACAGTTGATTCTGCAAAGGTACAAAGTCTGGAATAGTAATTAAACATAGTCTGGATAACATATGTTAAAGATTTTAGTACTATGAATTTTTCTCACTTTAGGAATTTATGTGAAATCATATGAGATTTTCACTCACTTTGAATACAACTCTATGATTGTAGCACCCAAAAAATCTCCTTCTAGACAAAACTCCAAATTCATTTTCTGGACTAATTGTGTAACGAACCAAAAAAAAGCGCTAACCACATTTGCGCCACACCctaaaaggactagtcacaattgagattCCTtgtatcacaatctcccccacttaaatccctaacgtcctcgttagggtcCACTTTGTGGGATAATGTCTTCGAGTCCACATGGGTTTACCAGgtcggctctgataccatatgtaatgacccaaggaaaagcTCTAGCCACGTCTACGCTACACCTCAAAAGgattagtcacaattgaggctcttTGCAGTAGTTAATAAAGCTTAATttaacccagtaaatacccgatgtggaactcatcacacacccacacacatcacacaatcaatcaaattggggcatcacaaattgttttctttttttaatcacaaaagtCCCCTAGGCtgcatttctctatttttctattcttgTACTACCTTCCAAGTGAAATccattttttgttctcttggTTTCACATtcaattctatatttttttttcctccccccACAAGGGGGACAGTTGGATCAAAGCCATCAAATCATTTGTAATACTATCTATTTATAATACTTTAATTCCGATTATgtacaataaatatattactTCTTTGACAATGAATAGACTATCCTTTTTATTTAAGGAATAATCTTTTCTTTCGCaccaaagaaacccaaaaaataaccaatttaatttttcttttttcaacaagAAAACCCAATTAGCTTTTCAAGTCACAATTATAATTTGAGGCAATTTCCAATAGGTGAGGAGCTGGACTAGCATAGGCCACAAGAACAAGAGAAATAAAATAGTAAGTGAGAATGAACATTTATAGAATACTGTTGTATGTATTTTCTCTATATCTTTTGTATAGGCCTAGTGCTAATTGACTAAAAGGAATAAATATTCCCGGATTTAGACTAAAATTAAGGACTATAATGTTTATTGTCCTTGATTTTGGGTCAATCGGGATATACACaataaagagagagatattagGATAAACATA of Quercus lobata isolate SW786 chromosome 8, ValleyOak3.0 Primary Assembly, whole genome shotgun sequence contains these proteins:
- the LOC115958415 gene encoding G-type lectin S-receptor-like serine/threonine-protein kinase At4g03230, which codes for MSAYPFPSSVSFLYVIFLCSSHVFCSARDILKHGEWITDNDSTLVSPGGKFELGFFTPMESSNSERFVGIRYHKWDKAVVWVANRNQPIPKGSTGKFGIAEDGNLMVLDTSSYGRESYWSTGLAKSSSANRTVKLLDSGNLVLSEDDQSAMSLWESFKNPTDTFLPGMKMDENIELVSWTDPGDPRKGNFTFKLDESGEGIYTITNILGYWKSRTPGKFLSSDKMPDPIANFLSNFSRNATYEFPKNQAKIVPSQNYSNARLVMDYSGELKYQIWDTTKGDSTEWMAPEDQCSIYNACGKSGSCNKGNWFKCKCLPGSKPTDTDNWFSQQFVDGCIRNSRCDNNGSAFLSLNVTQVRNPDNNFPVNDVKECKIKCVENCQCQAYSYVAVNSTVRRDTSTSTSLCWIWIDDLNDLQEGYENSQKIFVRVPKSDRESTVRNCEPCGINVIPYPLSTGPNCGDPMYFSFECNNSTGQLSFKSPTGTYQVDGIYPSEQKFIIEVKRADNSDARNLERVLSLNQSLPFVNISFLKDSGKITSTIRGVEISWKPPPEPMCNSPADCKDWPNSTCNAATDGNMRCHCLPNFVWDASNLNCTHQGDTPSEVVGNPGSVDEALSRKISLSLIVAVSLISVIAFSSTIIFVYLWRRRMAKRKENRNRVLRTMNSEHVKDLIDSGDFREEGETDIDLPFFDFESILVATDSFSNANKLGQGGYGPVYKGTFPGGQEIAVKRLSSASGQGLQEFKNEVVLIAKLQHRNLVRLRGYCIKGDEKILLYEYMPNKSLDSFLFDPKQSMLLDWEMRFNIILGIARGLLYLHQDSRLRIIHRDMKTSNILLDQEMNPKISDFGLAKIVRGKETESNTARVIGTYGYMAPEYALDGVFSTKSDVFSFGVVLLEIISGKKNTGFYRSEQAMSLIGYAWILWTETKVLDLMDQTLHESCNADLFTKCVNVGLLCIQEDPSDRPTMSNVVTMLDGETVTVPTPKQPAFVLRRGESSTSSSRPETYTEITTSLEEAV